The nucleotide sequence TCTTAGGCTGTGTTGTGCTCCATGACCAATCGTAATCCATCTTTCCATTTTAGGGTGTGTTGTGCAATCTTGTACGGACCTTATTATAAATTCAACTACTGACTAGTGGCCTTCACATCTGACCCCCAAACAATTTTTACGGCATTGTTCTGTCTGATGCCCCGCGGTACCACAAATCCGTTTTAGGGCGAGCCATGTACTATTTTCACGAGACACTTTGCGgtatctgctagagatgctctataGCTAGACTAGTGGTGAGTGGGCAGGGTAGGTACACATGCCCTGTAGCATCAGCTAAAGCAGTGGTGAGGCCATTAAGGGAAAGGTGGCTTTGAGCAGAATTAGCAACCTCTGAGATCACATCACTAGCTAGCTACTGCCTCTCCTTCCTTCATATCATAGCTTTTATTTATCTATAGTAGAACGGAACGGAACGGCATTTTCATGTCGAGCAAAGCACTACACTAGTACACTCTACTCCATCTACAGTGAGGTTTTTGTCCAATGCCATGAGAAAGCAACGCCTTTTAGGTTTGTTTTGTGTACTTGACGTCTCTTTTGTCGACAGCTGTGCTTACTTGGAGTCACAAAGGTGAAAGGTCATCACCATAATCCATTTTCATGTAGTGTTGTGTTGTGCAGTGCAacagggagagagagacagagacgggggggggggggggggggggggggggggggggggaaggaaatGATCATCACCATGCCCTCATACATACCTGAATGTCACCGTCGCTGTAGACTCGCCGGAGCCCGAATGCGGCCTCGAAGTCGAGCCCTTGGAAGTTGAACAAGTTGGGCTGCACCGCCGAACCGTTGATCCAGTCGGCCGAGTTGAGGCACCCGGAGCTGACGCTCTTCTGGAGCGAGCACtcgccggcggcggcagcggctgtggACGACGATGCCCTGAGCTTCCCGGGCACGTCCTCGACCTGCAGCATGGGGATCTTGGCGTCCAGCAGCTCGGATATCGTCTCATCGATCGCCGAGTCCTCCATGAGCTCCTTCTCGCACTTGTACAACGCCTCGCTCAGGCTCATGTCCGAGGCCTTGATGGTGTCGTTCATGGCGTTGTCGCTGCCGGACAtcatggagatggcggcggcgacggggtcgagGGTGAGCAGCGGCTCCTCGATTATGGGCTCCGGAGCCTTGAACAGGTCGCCTTCTGCTCCCAGGTCATACTCTGCTATCAGGGATGGCTGCCCCATGTCTCCCTGTTATTTTTGTGCATCAAACAAAATGTTAAAGTTGGGAAGTTAACTTAATAAATATTTAATCCTACCAGAATGGTAAACAGCAAATATCTGGTAATCAAAGCTACTTATTTCTACAAGTATAATGAAGTGAACTGAACTGGGTAACAGAGCAGGGCATCTGATTCATCCATTCATTCAGTAGAAAGGAAGAAATAAAAAGCCAAGTAGTAGTAGTAGCTGTTGCTGGCTAGGTGGTACTGTACTATTTGTTGTTGTATTATAGTGTAGGAGCACATGTCAACTTGTTACGCTATCTCGGGTCCGCTAACACCAGCGTATTCGACCCACATGCATCAACCAGGGCCAACCGGAGACCAACACCGACTTATGACAGGCCTTGGGCCCTCTCCCCCCGAAAACTATCCCGGGTCCGCTAACACCAGTGTTTCCGACCCACATGCGTCAACCAGGCCCAACCAAAGACCAACATCGACTTATGACAGGCCTTGGGTCCTCTCCCCCAAAAGACTAGCCTGTTAGGAGGGGACACCCCCGTTCTTATAAGTCGTGTTATGTCTCCCCCCCgcaagcgatgtgggactaaacccaacaCAACTGACGGCATTGCTATCACCACACCACATGAGATGAGAGCAGATGACAAGAGCATATACCGCCCAGGGACAGTGGCATCTCAAATTGGCCGAAATCTCAGGCTAATTCGTTCCCTCCTTCCAAATTGGCAGCTAAATAAGGCAGTGACCTGGCTGGCCTCTGCGTGAGAAGATTCAAAGTTGGGAGGCAACATGACAAGTGTTATCTGCGATCTTTTACATTAAACTAGCGATGATGCGCGTGCATTGCCATGAAACCATTAACTTAGAGGGATGAAATAAGGTTAGTCTCATTTATTTATCAAATGTTGTCAGAATTTTAAATGACCATATTAGGTTTGGGAAAGAACTAAAATCAAGATCGATTTTGGGTTGAAGTCACTTTTTTTGTCTTTGTTATTTAAGCCTTTTTACAAAAAGTTAGTCTCACATTAAAGTACAATAATGTATTTGTTTATTTATGATAGATCTCACATGTGAGTAAATTACATTTGTTTATATGTTTATTGGCGTCCATTTGGGGACATCCGACAAAATATATGTCTCTTAAAAGGTTGCTAGTTTCACATGTGGAGATGCGTGTATTTGTTTATTTAGAAAGAATGTTAGACCCATATGTGAATTCATCACCAACTCTAATCTTTATAAATAGGAAAAACAGTGAGGGTCATAAATCTGCGGTGAATTTCATGAGAAATCACAAGGCATCTGTTTTCTCGTGAATGAATGAATGAGGGGATGTTCAAATTTGTGGCGTGCTGTGATTTAAGGTTGTGGTGTCATCAGAAACTTGCAAGTGTACATCAGTAGGAGGATTTATGACATGGTGCTGGTAAATTAGGATAGTTAGAGTGGGAAAATTAGGAGTGATGGATGGATACTTTTTGTATGGAAGTGCTGATGGACGTTGACGAGtactgtagtactccctccgtttctaaatggaagtctttttagagattttaaatggactaccacatacggatgtatatagacatattttagagtgtagattcactcattttactccgtatgtggtCACtagttaaaatctctagaaagacttatatttaggaacggagggagtagctaggaGTATAATTATATGAAGAGGGCATGATAAGCAATCTTTATCAGTAGCTAAAAATGTGCAAGCTGCAGCTTGGCAGTGTGATTGAAGGAAAAAAGGTAGGAGGAACCAATGAGTGGTTATTTTTGCAACATCAAAAGTAAAGGAAAGAAGGTAGGAGGAACCAATGAGTGGTTATTTTTGTTAATTAGTGGAGTATTATTTAAAGTTGGGAGATCTTTATCGATTTTTTTTAAATGGGAGATGAATCTAATTAAAAGGGAGGTTCTTTCAAGTCcagtctagtctagtctagtccCCCGACAGCAGAGTAGAGCAGAGGCCATCGATATCCAAGGAAACAAGAAGGGGAAGAAAGCGACATTATAATTTGTCGATTTTTTTTGAACGGTCGACGCgtaggggggggggggtatccccacctgaatatattgctcaaaaagctccaatggttgtaagatagttgttggtagactttgccacataggatttttgatgatgtgtcatacaataaataaggaaagagaggaaggttgtatgtacatgaaccaacacccCTTGCACAAGCTTCAATATAGAATGAGAGAGCATATTATTTATTATCTCACGTCATATTGGGTAAACTAGATACAATCCATTGGAGATGTTGTATGTTAAGGTATTGGTTGATGACATGACATATTTTACCAACAAGCTAACATACAAACTGTTGAATATGCCCTTAGAAGTGGTACCTTTTATTTGATCTCCAAAGCTGAATTGTAGCAAGAAGCAGGATCAGACAGAAAAAACTCTTGTAGTAAAATCATTTTTGTTTGATGGAACAGTGTCGGAAGAAGACCCAACTGAGTGGGTTGATGTGATCGTCCGGTTCATATAAAAAGATTTATGACCTAGTACATTTTGGAACAGTGTCGACTGCTGGGCTGGTAATCATTTTTGTTTGATGGAACAGTGTCGACTGCTGGGCTGGTAAACAACAAGTAAGGAAGCAACCATATGGGTCGTCAGGTTCTACATTTCCCTCTCATTCACTCACTCTTTTTGTCGCCTAAAAGAAAACTCACTCTTCTTGTCGTCACAAAAAAAAAACACTCTTCTTGTCGCCTCAGAAAAAAAAATCTCACTCTTCGTGTTACTGCCAGCAGCTAGCAATATCGCATCGCTATTACGATCGCATCTCTTATAGCATGATACTAGAAGGAGAAGAAGCACTCCGTTGTTTTTGGACCAACTGCCAAAGTGCCTTGCAGCCAACCAGACAACATACACACTAATTATGgtcaaataaaaagaaataaaaggacaCGCTTATCAATAATAGTGACACACGCCCACATATTTATCCATTCCATCCACTCACATTAATTGGATTTCATCTTCGATTAATCGTCAAGTAAATTACTTTCAACTCTTTCTTATTTTTCATATATACTACATAAAAGAAACGTTTAAAGAAAATTACAACCCGCTGCCTTCCACCTAACTAGTTGGTTGTACGCCGCCAAACTCTTTACTCATCCCATTTTGTCGTTCATTTTTATCTTATCTGCGTGTCTCAAAAGACCATCAATCCAGAGGGCGGAGACAAGCCCCGGGCACGTCGGGGTGTGACGGCCACGTGCTCGTCCACACTATTTTTGAACTGAGCACGTAAATTACAGCAAGCTACATTCCACCTAGCTAGCTGGCCGATTGGTTGCCTGTTTATCTATCTACCACCAAAACCTTTACTCAACTGTTTTCATAGCTCATTTTCATCTTATTTGCGTGCCTCAAATGATCATCCATCCAGGGTGAAGACAAACCCTGGGCACATCGGGGCGGGACGGCCACGTGCTCGTCCACACTATTTTCGACCTGAGCACGTAAATTACAACCCGCTACCTTCCACCTAGCTAGCTGGCCGATTGGTTGTCTGTTTATCTATGTACCACCAAACCCTTTACTCAACCATTTTTGTCGCTTATTTTCATCTAATTTGCGTGCCCCACATGACTATTCATCCAGGGTGAAGATAAGCCTTGGGCACACTAGGGCATGACACACACGCGGTGTTGGGTTGTTGCTGCTGGCAAACAACAAGCAAGCTGGCAAGGAAGCAACCATATTAGCCTGTCTGCTTCTACATCTCCCTCTCATTCACTTACCCACTCTTCTTCTTACCGCCAGCACGTAGCAATATCGCATCGCCATTACGACCGCACCCTTGGTAATTCCTCTTATAGCAAGATACAAGGAGAAGAAGCACTCGATTCTTTTTGGACCGGCTGCCAGAGTGCTTTTAACCAACCAGACAACGTACACCCTTATTATGGTCCAATAAAAGGAAATAAGAGAGTACACTCTTATATATAATAGTGGCACACACCCACGAATGTTCATCCATTCGATCTACTCATATTAATTGTAACTCTTCCTCGATTAATTGTCAAGTAAATTACCTTTAGCTCCATCTTATTTTCCATATATTACATATAAGCAATGTTTAAAGAAAATTACAACCCGCTGTATGCAAAGATTAGGATAGCAAGGGAAAAGGTACTCACAAGGTGGTGGTacatggtggcggcggcgacgtcTTTGGGTGCGGCAACAACAGTGACTTGATGTTGTTGGTGCAGGAGAGGCAGGGGTGGCAGCGGCGGTTGTGCCAGTGCAGCAGAGGATGAGGGAGAGAAGAAGGAGGAGTAGTCTGGGTGGGGATGGGAGAAGACAGgggagtaggagtaggagtagccCGACAACACAGAAGAGTAGGCGGAGAAGCTAAAGCCCGCATCGGCGAACATCTTCTTCTTCTCTGTTGACTGTTGGATCTCTGCTTCTTGGCTTttaagaggaggaagaaggaataGATGGATATCCGGATGGATGGATTGTTGGTGTATGAAGGAATGTATTGGGAGAGTTTGGAAAGGCCGCCGTAGGAAGGATTTATAGGAGGAGAAGAGGTGGGGGGGATAATGAGCggcgggggaggggaggaggaacaaagagacaaaaaagaaagaaaatccacGCTGGTGTCTCCATCTTGGTGGTGGGCTGGGTTGGTAAACTACTAGCAAGGAAGCAACCATATGGGCCCGTCCGGTTCTACATTTCCCTCTCATTCAATCACTCTTCTTGTCGcctaaaaaacaaaaagaaaactcaCTCTTTTGGTTACTGCCAGCAACTACCAATATCGTATCGCCATTATGATCGCACCATGGGTAATTTCTCTTATACCATgatagaagaaggagaagaaacacTCGGTTGTTTTTGGACCGACTACCAGAGTGCATTGTAGCCAGCCAGCTAGACAACATACACCCCTCATTATGGccaaataaaaggaaataaaacaaCACACTCTTATATATAATAGTGGCATACACCCATGATGTCCATCCATTCCATCCACTCACATTAATTGGTGGAATTCATCCTTGATTAATCGTCAAGTGAATTACCTTTAACTCCCTCCTATTGTATATATATTAGATATAAACAAAGCAACTTAAAGAAAATTACAACCCGCTGCCTTTCATCTAGCGCTAGCTGGCTGATTATACGCCGCCAAACTCTTTACTCATCCATTATTGTCATTCATTTTTATCTTATTTGTGTGCCTCAAATGACCATCCATCTAGAGGTCAGAGCCCCAAGCACGTTGGGGCGTGATGGCCATGTGCTCGTCCACACTATTTTTGAGCTGAGCACGCAAATTACAACCCGCTACCTTCCACCTAGCAAGCTAGCCGATTGGTTGCATGTTTATCTATCGACCAAACCCTTTAACCAACCCTTTTTGTCGCTCATTTTCATCTTATTTGCGTGTCTCAAATGAACACCCATCCAGGGTGGAGACAAGCCAGGGCATGACACCAACGCGGTGCTAGGATGTTACCGCTGGCAAACAACAAGTAAGCTAGCATGTAAGCAACCATATTATCCCATCTCCTTCATCTCCCTCTCACTAATTCACTCACTCACTCTTCTTCTTATTGCCCGCAACTAGCAATATCGCATCGCCATTATGATCGCACCCTTGGTAATTCCTCTTATAGCAAAGTACAAGGAGAGGAAGCACTCAATTGTTTTTGGACCGACTACCAGAGTGCATTGTAGCCAACCAGACAACACACACCCTCATTATGGTCAAATAAAAGGAAATAAGAGAACACACTCTTTTATATAATAGTGGCATACACCCACGATGTTCATCTAGCCACTCATATGAATTGTAATTCATCCTCGATTAATCGTCAAGTAAATTACCTTCTGCTCCCTCTTATTTACCATATTACATATAAACAATGTTTAAAGAAAATTACAACCTGATGCCTTCCACCTAGCTAGCTGGCTGATTGGCCGACTGTTTATACGATGCCTTCTAAGAGCATATCCATTATTTTTTCAACTGGGATTATAACtattgcgagaaataaaattcacatcactAACTTCTTCATTAGTGATGGCATTCACGTTTACCTCTTCTTTACCTTTCATGACGGAGATGAGTTCTTCAAGCTTGGTTGTCAACTCCACATTGTTTTCTTCAATTGCATTCACTCTTTTGGTGGTAGTTCTTTCAACATGCCATTGGGCATGGTTTTCTTACATATCATCAAGTAGTTTCTTGGCATCATCTATGGGCTTTCCCATGATTGTTTCTTCTGCAGTTGTATAGTTTTTTATATATGATTTAAACCACcataaaacatatgaaggactaATTATTCCTCCATGACATGGTTAGGATAGTTCCTTATGGCTTCTTTCATTCTATCCCACGCAAGCTCTAGTGGCTCACGTTCTTTCTGCTTGGAACCTGTAATCTAAGAACGAAGTTGCATAACTTTTGCAGGTGGATAAAACTTAGATAAAAATTTGCTGCAACAATCAGCCCAAGAAGTTACATTGCCTCTAGGTAAAGCTAGAAGCCATTTTTTTGCTTTTCCTCTCAGAGAGAAAGGAAATAGACACAACTTCAAAGCGTCTAGGTCATAATCTCTAATGCGTGTCATGTTGCACAATTCAGCTAAATTATGCAAGTGCATACCGGCATCTTCAGAAGCAGAGCCTCCAAATTGATCCTGTTGAACCATGGAAACTAAGTCGGATCGCGTCCGGCTGGTGCCAGCATCAACAACCGCCAACAGTCGTCAGTGGCGCT is from Triticum aestivum cultivar Chinese Spring chromosome 1B, IWGSC CS RefSeq v2.1, whole genome shotgun sequence and encodes:
- the LOC123102023 gene encoding GATA transcription factor 20-like is translated as MFADAGFSFSAYSSVLSGYSYSYSPVFSHPHPDYSSFFSPSSSAALAQPPLPPLPLLHQQHQVTVVAAPKDVAAATMYHHLGDMGQPSLIAEYDLGAEGDLFKAPEPIIEEPLLTLDPVAAAISMMSGSDNAMNDTIKASDMSLSEALYKCEKELMEDSAIDETISELLDAKIPMLQVEDVPGKLRASSSTAAAAAGECSLQKSVSSGCLNSADWINGSAVQPNLFNFQGLDFEAAFGLRRVYSDGDIQILGANTPPIGIAANVCASGERLVTISDLKSEERKQKLNRYREKKIQRNFGRKIKYACRKALADNQPRVRGRFVKMDVGDMLKPRK